Part of the Streptomyces sp. NBC_01264 genome, CACGTCCTTGCCGTTGGTGAGGTGGACCTGACGAACCGGCACCCGGATGTCGGGGCGGGAGCCCGCCACGTATCCCTTGTGCCAGCCGGGCTGGCGCTCGGTCTGGCCGTCGGCGTCCTGGCTGACGGCAGGCGTGCGTGCGTCCTGAATGGTCATGAGACCTAATCTCCCTACGCCGGCATTACCCGGTAACAGGTTCGGCGGTCGACGCAGCCTCCTCCCGTACGCATATCCGAATGCGAACGGTGATCAGCGCCCTCTCAGCCCGGTGCTCCGAGCTCCCGCGTTGTGCAAAGTAGCCCCCACGCTAGCGTCATGTGTGGCGTGCTGAACAGTGGGCCCCCCTCATCTGTTGCGATGATCAGCCAGTGACGTCCTCGCCGCAGCCCCCCACCGACCCCACGGATCCCGCCGGCCACGCGGGCCACACGCACGCCGACCCCGGTCACTCCGACCACTCGCGCGACCGCTCTCCCGGACACTCCCACGGCCACACCCACAGTCATGGCCCGGCCGCCCCCGTCTCGAAGCACCTGCGCAAGGTGATCGCGGCCGTCCTGATCCCCTTCGCCGCCGCCGTCGTGATCGGCATGGCGGTGCTCTGGCCCGGTGGCGCACCGGACCACGCGCGCACCGGAGTCGGCTTCGACCGGCAGACCCAGCAGGGAACGGTCGTCGCGCTCCAGCAGGTCGACTGCAAATCCGTGAACGCCGCACAGGTCCCCGCCACCGGCGACACCTCCACGCCCGAGGGGCGCGAGGCCCTCGCCTCGCAGACCGGCGAGTGCAAGAAGGCCACCATCAGGGTCGGCAGCGGCCCCGACAAGGGCCGCGAGTTCTTCGAGATCCTCCAGCCCGGCGCACCACGGCAGTTGACGGACGGCCAGGGCGTGGTGGTGGCCTACGCCCCGGACGCGCCCCGGGACCTCCAGTACTCCGTGATCGACGTGAACCGCAAGCTGCCGATGGCCCTGCTCGCCGGCATCTTCGCCGTCGCGGTGGTCCTCGTCGGACGGATGCGCGGGCTGTTCGCGCTCATCGCCCTCGTCGTCAGCTTCGCGGTACTGACCCTGTTCATCCTCCCGGCGATCCTGCAGGGGTCGAATCCGCTGGTCGTGGCCGTGGTGGGAGCGAGCGCGATCATGCTGATCGCGCTCTACATGTGCCACGGGCTGACGGCCCGCACCTCGGTCGCGGTCCTCGGCACCATCATCTCGCTGCTGCTGATCGGCCTGCTGGGTTCGCTGTTCATCGACTGGGCGTTCCTCAGCGGCAACACGGACGACAACACCGGGCTGATCCACGGGCTCTACCCGAACATCGACATGAGCGGTTTGCTGCTTGCGGGTGTCATCATCGGATCGCTCGGCGTACTCGACGACGTGACCGTCACGCAGACCTCGGCGGTCTGGGAACTCCACCAGGCAGACCCCTCGATGGGCCCGCGCGGGCTCTACCGGGCGGGCATCCGCATCGGGCGCGACCACATCGCCTCGGTGGTGAACACCCTGGTACTGGCGTACGCGGGCGCGGCGTTGCCCCTCCTTCTCCTGTTCTCGATCGCGAACAGCAGCATGGGTTCGGTGGCCAACAGCGAGTTGGTCGCGGAGGAGATCGTACGCACCCTCGTGGGCTCGATCGGACTGGTCGCCTCGGTACCCGTGACGACAGCACTGGCCGCCTTGGTGGTGTCCGCCGACCGCGCGGAATCCCCGGCGGCCACAGCGGCCTCGGGGCCGCTCCGCGGCGGCCGGGGTCGGCGGCGCAAGCACTGAAAAGGGCGGGACCGGCGGGCACGACGGATCGGTTCGCGCACACGGCCGGTCGTGTGGAACGGCAGGGTGGAGCACTCAGCGCGTCGGCACGCTGAGCCGTGCTGCGGGTGGTGCGGGTGGTGCAGTGATGCGTTGATGCATTGACGCAGATGGTGCGTTGACGCAGATGGTGCGGTGCTGCTTGCCGGCACACCCTGGTCGGCGGGCGTCCGGCCGGGCTTCGGTCAGCCCGCGTTCTGCTCGTTCTGCTGCGACTCCGCGAGGATCTTTTCGAGCGCCTCGTCGAGGTTCTCCTCGAAGTCCCCGAGGTTGCGCTCCTGGCCGAGCGGAACGATCCGGTCGGTGCGGTCGAGGAACGCCACGAGCGGCGCCGCGCTCGCGCGGAACAGAGCCCGGTCTGCGCCTACCTGCAGCCGGATGTGGACATCGGACAGCTCCTCCGGATCGGTCGGGGCGATGTGGACATCTCCGTCACCGCACGGCTTGTTGATGCCGTCGAGAAGGAGCTCCCGGCCGAACGCCCAGGTCACGGGTGCGTCTCCGGGAAGGTGGAACGTCAGGCGGACCGCGTAGGGGTCACGAGCGTCGTACCGGAGTTCCACCGGAATCCGGAACGAGAGCTCCTCGGAAACGAGGAAGCTCATCATGACCTCTGCCTGTACCGACTCGCGCATTGCCTACCCCGCTGTAGTGGAAGTGGCCAGGAATGATCCCCCAAGGCCCTCTTGACAAGAGTGGTGGAAGCGCTTGCAGATCACAAGGAGTGAGTTTTCAGATACTGATAGAGAACGAGAGGGTGCTCAACAGCGCGCCTACTTCACTCCGTAGCCGATCGACCGCATACAGCAATCGCTGTTCGTGGTGCAGAGGAAGAGAAATCGCCATCGTCGCCGCGGTGTCTCCGGCCGTGATCGGGATGGCCGCGCACACCGTGCCCAGGGCGTATTCCTGCCGCTCGGTCACCGGCTGCATCCGCTCCAAGGAGCCGATCCGCTGCTCCAGAACCCTTTGATCCCGCACGGTGTACTGGGTGATGGCCTCGACCGGGTGCCGGTCGTAGTAGTCCTTGCGCGTCTTCTCGTCGAGCTGGCCCAGCAGGCACTGCCCGATGGCGTGCGCGTGGCCGGTCTCGCGGAAATCGGCCCACTCCTCGCACGCGGGGTTCGCCGGGGTGTCCGAGACACCCACGACCTCGATTTCACCCTCGCGGTAGACCGCGAAGTAGACGGGGGCCCCGACCGCGTCGCGAAAGTGCGCGAGGGAGTCGAGGATCATGCTGCGACGTTTCTGCTGAAGTCCCCCACCGGCGAGGCGGCCGGCGGCGTCCCCCAGGACGAAGACTCCGCTCTCCCGTCGCAGATAGCCCTCGTGCGTCAGGGTGCGCAGCAGGTGATACGCGGTGGGAAGCGGGAGCCCGGCCTCGCGCGCCAGTTGTTTCGCCGGGGCTCCCTCACTATGGGAACCCACCGCTTCGAGCAGCCTCAGTGCCCGCTGCACCGAACCGATCAGAGTCGGCACACCGGCATTGTGAACCGAAGACAAAGCTCACCCCCAGGCGTGGCGGCGAGCCTTGGGGGGCCCGCCTTGCGGGGGCCGCCCCCGCGTGCGACGTGACTCCTGGGGGTCGTGCTCGGTGGCTGTACCAAAGAACCGCAGGTCAGAGCGGAACTACCGGCGTTCGGTGCCCAGGGAACGGCACAGATTGCCACTCTATCCGCCGATTCCCGGGCTGTGAGCGGTTTGGCGGTTCACGTTCCCTCAGCTGGGTTAATCCCGCTGTGCCCCGGTTGCTCCAGTTCTACCACTCCCCGGCGGAGGACTTCGACTCAGTGCCCTTGAACTTCCTGACGACGAAGATCAGGCCTCCGACGAGGGCCACGAGGAGCAGCGCCTTGAAGAGGAAGCCGATCAGCGCACCGATGACGCTGGTGATCACACCACCGAAGACGAACAGGACCAGCAGCGGGACGGCGACCCACTTGACCCACCAGGGCATGCCCTCGAATATCCCTCGGATGCCTTCCATGTCCTCGACCTCTTCTTCCTAGTCCGTCTTGTCGGTGAACTCCTGCTCTCGATGCTAGGAGCCCGGGGCCTCCGGCGGGGGCCCGCGAGCCCCCGTACTCCCCTGATCCGCCCCCTAGGGGGACGGGGCCGCGGACCCTCAGTGCCCCTCAGCGCCCAGGGGGCGTTCACCCTTCCGGCGGAGAGAAGACGACCATGACCTTCAGGTTCTCGGTGATGTGGTGGAACTTGTGCGGCACCCCGGCCGGCACGTAGACCACGCTTCCGTTGGCGACCATCGTCGTCTCCTCCCCGACGGTGATCGAGGCGCGGCCGCTCACCACGAAGTACACCTCGTCCTGTCCGTGGGGCTGTTGGGGGTCGTTCTGTCCTGCGTCCAGTGCGTACAGCCCGACCGACATGTTCCGCTCGCGCAGGAACTGCAGGTAGGCACCCTTGTTGGCGGCCCGCTCGGCCTCGAGCTCGTCCAGCCGGAAGGCCTTCATCTTCTTCGTACCCCTTGTGCTCTCTCGCCCGGCGAGCATGCGCAGATCAGCTGATGTTCCACCGGGACCATCTCTGCAACGATCAGACACATGACGAATTTCGTAGTCAAGACCCTCGCCAACGCGGCAGCCCTGGGCGTCGCCATCTGGCTCGTCTCGGGCATCACGCTGGACGACGGCAGCAGCACGGGCCGTCAAGCGCTCTCCCTGATCCTGGTCGCGCTGATCTTCGGCCTGGTCAACCTCATCGTCAAGCCCGTGGTGAAGCTGCTCTCGCTGCCGCTGTTCGTCCTCACCCTCGGCCTGTTCACCATCGTGGTGAACGCGGCGATGCTGCTGCTGACCTCGTGGCTGGCCAAGCAGTTCGACCTCAGCTTCCACGTCGACAACTTCTTCTGGTCGGCGATCGCCGGCGCCCTGATCGTCTCCATCGTCTCCTGGGCCCTGAACATGGTCCTCGACAGGGACTGAAGCCGAGTGCCCAAGTACCGCGTGTGCTTCGTCTGCACCGGCAACATCTGCCGCTCGCCCATGGCCGAGTCGGTCTTCCGCTCCCACGTGGCCGACGCCGGGCTCTCGGACCTGGTCGAGGTCGACAGCGCCGGCACCGGCGGGTGGCACGAGGGGGACGGGGCCGACCCGCGCACCGTGGCCGTCCTGGAGGCGGCCGGATACGAGCCGGGCCACCGGGCCCGGCAGTTCCGGTCCTCCTGGTTCGCCGGCCTCGACCTCGTCATCGCGCTCGACGCCGGGCACCTGCGCGACCTGAGGGCACTCGCCCCCACCCCCGAGGACGCCGCCAAGGTCCGGCTGCTGCGTTCCTACGACCCGGCCTCCTCCTCCGCCCAGACCGACGTACCCGACCCCTACTACGGCTCCCTCGACGGATTCGAGGAGTGCCTGCACCTGGTCGAGGCCGCGAGCCCAGGCCTGCTGGCCGCCGTAAGAGAAGCCGTGAAGGAGCACACCCCATGAGCGCCCCCGACCCCGTGTCGCCGAGGGAGGAACGGCTCGGCGACGGCACCGTCGCCGTCCGCGCCGGTCTGCCGGAGCCCGTCAAGAACGAGCCTCCGCTGCCGGGCCCCGTGTTCGCCGCCCACTTCCACCTGCCCGGCGACGTCGAGGGCCCCTACGCCTACGCCCGCGACACCAACCCCACCTGGACCCTGCTGGAGCGGGCCATCGGGGAGCTGGAGGCCCCCGGCCTGGACGGGACCGACACGGTCGTCTTCGCCTCCGGCATGGCCGCGGTGTCCGCCGTGCTCCTCTCCCAGGCACGCGCCGGCGACACCGTCGTCCTGCCGGACGACGGCTACCAGGTGCTGCCCCTCGTCCGGGAACAGCTGGAGACGTACGGGGTCCACGTGCGCACCGCCCCCACCGGCGAGGACGCACAGCTCCAGGTCCTCGACGGAGCCCGGCTGCTGTGGCTGGAGACCCCGTCCAACCCGGGGCTCGACGTCTGCGACGTACGGCGCCTCGTGGACGCGGCGCACGCCGGCGGAACCCTCGTCGCCGTCGACAACACCCTCGCGACCCCGCTCGGCCAGCGCCCCCTCGAACTGGGCGCCGACTTCTCGGTGGCCAGTGGCACCAAGGGGCTGACCGGCCACGGCGACCTGCTGCTCGGTTACGTCGTCTGCCGCGACGCCGAGCTCGCGGCGGGCATCCGCCGCTGGCGCAAGGTGGTCGGCGCGATCCCCGGCCCCATGGAGGCCTGGCTCGCCCACCGGTCCCTGTCCACCATCCAGCTGCGCGCCCAGCGCCAGTGGGCCAACGCGCTCGCGGTCGCGGAGGCCCTCGCCGACCGCGCCGATGTCACCGGGCTGCGCTACCCGGGCCTGCCGTCGGACCCGTCCCACAAGACGGCCGCGCGCCAGATGAGGGGCTTCGGCTCCGTGGTCTCCTTCACCCTGGCCGACCGCGCGCACGCGGAACGGTTCATGACGGCCCTGCGGCTCGTCGAGGACGCCACCAGTTTCGGCGGGGTGCGGTCCACGGCGGAGCGCCGCCGGCGGTGGGGCGGCGACGACGTTCCCGAGGGCTTCATCCGCTTCTCCGCAGGGGCCGAGGACACCGAGGACCTGGTCGCGGACGTGCTGCGGGCACTGGACCTGGCGGCCTCCAGGAGCTGACGGGCCGGCCGGAGGCGGTCCGAGCACGCCCTGGGGCGGCTCGGCCCGCCCGGTTCCCCGCCCGGCGGGTTTCACCCGGACGCGTTTCAGAAGCGGAAGTCTGGGCCACTCTTCTCCCATGACCGAACGTCCAGTGGTCAAACGCACCGCCCGCGCGATCCTGCTCGACGGTGACGACCTGATCCTCATCAAGCGGACCAAACCCGGCGTCGACCCGTACTGGCTCACCCCCGGCGGGGGCGTGGAGCCCTCGGACCTGACCGTCGTCGACGCCCTCCACCGAGAGCTCCACGAGGAACTCGGCGCGAAGATCACCGATGTCGTGCCCTGCTTCGTCGACACCGTCGAGCACATCGCCGACAGAGGAGTGACCGGCG contains:
- a CDS encoding YibE/F family protein, which translates into the protein MTSSPQPPTDPTDPAGHAGHTHADPGHSDHSRDRSPGHSHGHTHSHGPAAPVSKHLRKVIAAVLIPFAAAVVIGMAVLWPGGAPDHARTGVGFDRQTQQGTVVALQQVDCKSVNAAQVPATGDTSTPEGREALASQTGECKKATIRVGSGPDKGREFFEILQPGAPRQLTDGQGVVVAYAPDAPRDLQYSVIDVNRKLPMALLAGIFAVAVVLVGRMRGLFALIALVVSFAVLTLFILPAILQGSNPLVVAVVGASAIMLIALYMCHGLTARTSVAVLGTIISLLLIGLLGSLFIDWAFLSGNTDDNTGLIHGLYPNIDMSGLLLAGVIIGSLGVLDDVTVTQTSAVWELHQADPSMGPRGLYRAGIRIGRDHIASVVNTLVLAYAGAALPLLLLFSIANSSMGSVANSELVAEEIVRTLVGSIGLVASVPVTTALAALVVSADRAESPAATAASGPLRGGRGRRRKH
- a CDS encoding SsgA family sporulation/cell division regulator, which produces MRESVQAEVMMSFLVSEELSFRIPVELRYDARDPYAVRLTFHLPGDAPVTWAFGRELLLDGINKPCGDGDVHIAPTDPEELSDVHIRLQVGADRALFRASAAPLVAFLDRTDRIVPLGQERNLGDFEENLDEALEKILAESQQNEQNAG
- a CDS encoding IclR family transcriptional regulator, with product MSSVHNAGVPTLIGSVQRALRLLEAVGSHSEGAPAKQLAREAGLPLPTAYHLLRTLTHEGYLRRESGVFVLGDAAGRLAGGGLQQKRRSMILDSLAHFRDAVGAPVYFAVYREGEIEVVGVSDTPANPACEEWADFRETGHAHAIGQCLLGQLDEKTRKDYYDRHPVEAITQYTVRDQRVLEQRIGSLERMQPVTERQEYALGTVCAAIPITAGDTAATMAISLPLHHEQRLLYAVDRLRSEVGALLSTLSFSISI
- a CDS encoding DUF5326 family protein, which translates into the protein MRGIFEGMPWWVKWVAVPLLVLFVFGGVITSVIGALIGFLFKALLLVALVGGLIFVVRKFKGTESKSSAGEW
- a CDS encoding cupin domain-containing protein; translation: MKAFRLDELEAERAANKGAYLQFLRERNMSVGLYALDAGQNDPQQPHGQDEVYFVVSGRASITVGEETTMVANGSVVYVPAGVPHKFHHITENLKVMVVFSPPEG
- a CDS encoding phage holin family protein; this encodes MTNFVVKTLANAAALGVAIWLVSGITLDDGSSTGRQALSLILVALIFGLVNLIVKPVVKLLSLPLFVLTLGLFTIVVNAAMLLLTSWLAKQFDLSFHVDNFFWSAIAGALIVSIVSWALNMVLDRD
- a CDS encoding low molecular weight protein-tyrosine-phosphatase; translation: MPKYRVCFVCTGNICRSPMAESVFRSHVADAGLSDLVEVDSAGTGGWHEGDGADPRTVAVLEAAGYEPGHRARQFRSSWFAGLDLVIALDAGHLRDLRALAPTPEDAAKVRLLRSYDPASSSAQTDVPDPYYGSLDGFEECLHLVEAASPGLLAAVREAVKEHTP
- a CDS encoding cystathionine gamma-lyase, with product MSAPDPVSPREERLGDGTVAVRAGLPEPVKNEPPLPGPVFAAHFHLPGDVEGPYAYARDTNPTWTLLERAIGELEAPGLDGTDTVVFASGMAAVSAVLLSQARAGDTVVLPDDGYQVLPLVREQLETYGVHVRTAPTGEDAQLQVLDGARLLWLETPSNPGLDVCDVRRLVDAAHAGGTLVAVDNTLATPLGQRPLELGADFSVASGTKGLTGHGDLLLGYVVCRDAELAAGIRRWRKVVGAIPGPMEAWLAHRSLSTIQLRAQRQWANALAVAEALADRADVTGLRYPGLPSDPSHKTAARQMRGFGSVVSFTLADRAHAERFMTALRLVEDATSFGGVRSTAERRRRWGGDDVPEGFIRFSAGAEDTEDLVADVLRALDLAASRS
- a CDS encoding NUDIX domain-containing protein; amino-acid sequence: MTERPVVKRTARAILLDGDDLILIKRTKPGVDPYWLTPGGGVEPSDLTVVDALHRELHEELGAKITDVVPCFVDTVEHIADRGVTGVKVQHFFVCHLESMDPSQRHGPEIDEPEGEYEIVRVPFSRVGIAAVHLVPLSLRHYLDGNIEGVRAMHAPDLG